One Natator depressus isolate rNatDep1 chromosome 6, rNatDep2.hap1, whole genome shotgun sequence DNA window includes the following coding sequences:
- the LOC141988627 gene encoding uncharacterized protein LOC141988627 — protein sequence MGRCPYRCADCGKSFRQSSILRIHWFTHTGERPHHCSDCGKSFAQSSHLRAHQRTHTGERPHHCADCGKGFAQSSHLRRHQRTHTGERPYHCSDCGKSFAQSSYLRRHQRTHTGERPYHCADCGRRFSRSSLLRRHQRTHTGERPHRCADCGKRFSWSSLLRRHQSTHTGERPHRCADCGKRFSRSSHLRRHQHTHTGERPHRCADCGKRFSRSSHLRRHQSTHTRERPHHCADCGKRFSRSSHLRRHHSTHTGERPHRCADCGKGFARSSSLRRHQRTHQGAAASL from the coding sequence ATGGGCCGGTGTCCCTATCGCTGCGCTGACTGTGGCAAGAGCTTCAGACAGTCCTCAATCCTGAGAATACACTGGTTTAcgcacactggggagcggccgcaccactgctctgactgcgggaagagctttgcacagagctcacacctgagagcacaccagcgcacgcacaccggggagcgaccgcaccactgtgctgactgcgggaagggctttgcacagagctcacacctgagaagacaccagcgcacgcacaccggggagcgaccgtaccactgctctgactgcgggaagagctttgcacagagctcatacctgagaagacaccagcgcacgcacaccggggagcgaccgtaccactgtgctgactgcgggaggaggttttcacggagctcactcctgagaagacaccagcgcacgcacaccggggagcgaccgcaccgctgtgctgactgcgggaagaggttTTCATGGAGCTCACTCCTGAGAAGACACCAgagcacgcacaccggggagcgaccgcaccgctgtgctgactgcgggaagaggttttcacggagctcacacctgagaagacaccagcacacgcacaccggggagcgaccgcaccgctgtgctgactgcgggaagaggttttcacggagctcacacctgagaagacaccagaGCACGCACACCAGGGAGCGACCACAccactgtgctgactgcgggaagaggttttcacggagctcacacctgagaagacaccacagcacgcacaccggggagcgaccacaccgctgtgctgactgtgGGAAGGGCTTTGCACGGAGCTCAAgcctgagaagacaccagcgcaCACATCAGGGCGCAGCCGCATCATTGTAA